Proteins from a genomic interval of Clostridium cochlearium:
- a CDS encoding alanine racemase, with translation MCLSKYSFLDTPSLIVDYDIMMDNIDFMQRKANKYNVKLRPHTKTHKMPYIAKLQLEKGAKGITVAKVGEAEVMKDSGINDIFIANEIVGISKLKRVRELNRKINISIGVDNKFQIDQLQQVFKNEEKPIKVLIEIEVGEERSGIITKEQLVDLVEYIKTKDRIKLKGVFSH, from the coding sequence ATGTGTTTATCAAAATATAGTTTTTTAGATACTCCATCATTAATTGTTGATTATGATATTATGATGGATAATATTGATTTTATGCAAAGAAAAGCAAATAAATATAATGTTAAATTAAGACCTCATACTAAAACCCATAAGATGCCATATATTGCAAAACTTCAATTAGAAAAAGGCGCAAAAGGTATAACTGTTGCAAAGGTTGGGGAAGCTGAGGTTATGAAAGATAGCGGTATAAATGATATATTTATTGCAAATGAGATAGTTGGAATATCAAAATTAAAAAGAGTTAGAGAACTTAATAGAAAAATAAATATAAGTATAGGTGTAGATAATAAATTTCAAATAGACCAGTTACAACAAGTATTTAAAAATGAAGAAAAACCTATAAAAGTATTAATTGAAATAGAGGTTGGAGAAGAAAGATCTGGGATAATTACAAAAGAGCAACTCGTGGATTTGGTAGAGTATATAAAAACAAAGGATAGGATTAAACTTAAAGGGGTATTTTCCCATTAA
- the nagZ gene encoding beta-N-acetylhexosaminidase: MKKSNLYMFLLLISFVFLLGCGRNNAYHSENIKNKTSNNKKSDTNSDTNNDNIKLKLNSMSLDEKIGQLLVVGFDGYDINENIEKLIKENHVGGVILFSHNIENAHQLINLTNALKTLNSHNKIPLFISVDEEGGRVSRMPREFKKLPSNKIIGKINNSNLSYNIGRIIAKELTFLGFNMNFAPILDINSNPQNPVIGDRSFGNNVDIVSKLGIKTMEGLRDGNIISVVKHFPGHGDTSVDSHVGLPLINHDMKRLKEFELMPFKEAINNNVDVVMISHILLPKIDPAYPATMSKTIITDVLRRYLNFNKVVITDDMTMGAITNNYAISDAAIKSINAGTDIILVCHGYNNQTAIITSLKEAVKNGTITEDRINESVYRILKLKEKYKINNNTVDNVDIDKINNEIKNIF, translated from the coding sequence TTGAAAAAATCTAATTTGTATATGTTTTTATTATTAATATCCTTTGTATTTTTATTAGGATGCGGTAGAAATAATGCTTACCATAGTGAAAATATTAAAAATAAAACCTCTAATAATAAAAAATCAGATACTAATTCAGATACTAATAATGATAATATAAAATTAAAACTTAATAGTATGAGTTTAGATGAAAAAATTGGTCAATTACTTGTTGTAGGCTTTGATGGATATGATATAAATGAAAACATAGAAAAATTAATTAAAGAAAATCATGTAGGAGGAGTCATTTTATTTAGCCACAATATAGAAAATGCACATCAATTAATAAATTTAACTAATGCATTAAAAACTTTAAATTCACATAATAAAATACCTCTGTTTATATCTGTTGATGAAGAAGGTGGAAGGGTTAGCAGAATGCCTAGAGAATTTAAAAAACTCCCTAGTAATAAAATTATAGGTAAAATAAATAATAGTAATCTTAGTTACAATATAGGTAGAATAATTGCAAAAGAACTTACATTCCTTGGATTTAATATGAATTTTGCACCGATTTTAGATATAAACAGTAATCCACAAAACCCTGTAATTGGGGATAGATCTTTTGGTAATAATGTAGATATAGTTAGTAAATTAGGTATTAAAACTATGGAAGGATTAAGAGATGGTAACATTATCTCTGTAGTAAAACATTTCCCAGGACATGGTGATACTTCAGTTGATTCTCATGTGGGACTTCCTTTAATTAATCATGATATGAAAAGATTAAAAGAATTTGAATTAATGCCTTTTAAAGAGGCCATAAATAATAATGTAGATGTAGTAATGATATCCCATATATTATTACCTAAAATAGACCCTGCCTATCCTGCAACTATGTCAAAAACAATAATAACAGATGTTTTACGAAGATATCTAAACTTTAATAAAGTGGTTATTACAGATGATATGACTATGGGAGCTATTACAAATAATTATGCTATTTCTGATGCAGCTATTAAATCTATAAATGCTGGAACAGATATTATTTTAGTATGTCATGGTTATAATAACCAAACAGCTATAATAACATCCCTAAAAGAGGCCGTAAAAAACGGTACAATAACAGAAGATAGAATCAATGAAAGTGTTTATAGAATACTAAAATTAAAAGAAAAATATAAAATAAATAATAATACAGTAGATAATGTAGATATTGATAAAATAAATAATGAAATTAAAAATATTTTTTAA
- a CDS encoding LysE family translocator, whose product MFGIVNYGVFIISAIMLNLTPGADTMYILGNSISNGKKVGIMSALGINTGCIIHTVMAALGLSAILTKSAYAFNIIKYLGASYLIYLGIRSLISKSSMLVKKDDNKKNSIKKIYFQGVITNVLNPKVALFFLAFLPQFINSNNTYGAIPFLLLGFTFVITATTWSIILAVFSSYIIENISKKFGLANSLNKITGIIFIVLGLNLLRAKLGN is encoded by the coding sequence ATGTTTGGAATTGTAAATTATGGTGTTTTTATAATTTCAGCTATTATGTTAAATTTAACACCTGGTGCAGATACTATGTATATATTGGGAAATAGTATTTCAAATGGGAAAAAGGTAGGAATAATGTCTGCTTTGGGCATTAATACTGGATGTATTATACATACAGTAATGGCAGCTCTAGGTTTATCAGCAATATTAACTAAATCAGCTTATGCTTTTAACATTATTAAGTATTTAGGTGCAAGTTATTTAATTTATCTTGGTATTCGTTCATTAATATCAAAATCCTCTATGCTTGTAAAAAAGGACGACAATAAAAAAAATAGCATTAAAAAGATATATTTTCAAGGAGTTATAACTAATGTTCTTAATCCTAAAGTAGCATTGTTTTTCTTGGCATTTTTACCTCAATTTATTAATTCTAATAATACATATGGAGCAATTCCATTTTTATTACTTGGATTTACATTTGTTATAACTGCAACTACATGGTCTATAATTCTAGCGGTATTTTCATCATATATAATAGAAAACATAAGTAAAAAATTTGGATTAGCTAATTCATTAAATAAGATAACAGGAATTATATTTATTGTATTAGGATTAAACCTATTAAGAGCTAAATTAGGGAATTAG
- the brnQ gene encoding branched-chain amino acid transport system II carrier protein: protein MKKSTKDAFVIGLALFAMFFGSGNLIFPPYLGKLVGNNYPIAILGFLITGVGLPLLGILSCAKVNGTFRDIASPVGKIFAVAVTTSIILAIGPMIAIPRTAATTYELSIQPFFPNINITTAIIIYFLINLAFVLRPSSIIDTIGKFLTPALLILLLTIIIKGILFPIGSISSTPFENVFSNSLLEGYQTMDATASVIFASIIIATVRQKGYDNVSDIIKITSLSGIIAVIGLGTIYGGLMYLGSQTVNIFPGDITKTTLLTQITQTILGKTGSVFLALAVALACMTTSIGLTSSAANYFEEITNGKLNYKLNAIIVSVMSILIATLGVDDIVAFAFPILQILYPIVIVLVILTFLGFNNKTILTITAYTTLLIGILDNLKSVGLNIGFINKFISFIPLSNIGFSWLIPAVIAFLFSLAYVKAKGNKTVNEF, encoded by the coding sequence ATGAAAAAAAGTACTAAGGACGCATTTGTTATCGGATTAGCACTATTTGCTATGTTTTTTGGTTCTGGGAATTTAATATTTCCTCCCTATCTTGGTAAGCTTGTAGGAAACAATTATCCTATAGCTATACTGGGCTTTCTTATAACTGGAGTTGGACTTCCTTTACTTGGTATACTCTCTTGTGCCAAAGTTAATGGTACCTTTAGGGATATAGCAAGTCCTGTTGGAAAAATTTTTGCAGTAGCTGTAACCACATCCATTATTTTAGCTATAGGCCCTATGATTGCTATTCCAAGAACAGCAGCTACAACTTATGAATTAAGTATACAACCATTTTTTCCAAATATAAATATAACTACTGCTATTATAATTTATTTTTTAATTAATTTAGCATTCGTACTTAGACCATCATCAATAATAGACACTATAGGGAAATTTTTAACACCTGCCCTTCTTATTTTGCTATTAACTATAATAATAAAAGGGATTTTATTTCCAATTGGCTCTATTTCAAGTACTCCTTTTGAAAATGTATTTTCAAATTCCTTATTGGAAGGATATCAAACAATGGATGCTACTGCTTCAGTAATTTTTGCTTCCATTATAATAGCTACTGTTAGACAAAAAGGATATGATAATGTTTCTGATATAATAAAAATAACTTCTTTATCTGGTATTATCGCAGTTATAGGACTTGGAACAATTTATGGTGGTCTGATGTATCTTGGAAGTCAAACTGTAAATATTTTCCCTGGGGATATAACTAAAACTACCCTACTTACCCAAATAACCCAAACCATATTAGGTAAAACCGGTTCTGTTTTTCTTGCTTTAGCTGTGGCATTAGCATGTATGACTACATCTATAGGACTTACATCCTCAGCTGCTAATTATTTTGAAGAAATAACCAATGGGAAATTAAACTATAAATTAAATGCTATTATAGTTTCAGTTATGAGCATACTAATTGCTACTTTAGGTGTAGATGATATAGTTGCCTTTGCTTTTCCTATATTACAAATATTATATCCTATAGTAATAGTTTTAGTTATATTAACATTTTTAGGATTTAATAATAAAACTATTTTAACCATAACTGCATACACTACATTATTGATAGGTATTTTAGATAATCTAAAATCTGTAGGTTTAAATATTGGATTCATAAATAAATTTATTTCATTTATTCCATTATCCAATATAGGCTTTAGTTGGCTAATACCTGCTGTAATAGCATTTTTATTTTCTTTAGCCTATGTAAAAGCAAAAGGAAATAAAACAGTTAATGAATTTTAA
- the aspS gene encoding aspartate--tRNA ligase codes for MGEALKGLKRTIMCGQLREDNINEQHTVMGWVQRKRNLGGLIFIDLRDRDGILQVVFGEEINKEAFEKADTVRSEYCLAVTGKIIKRQAVNENLPTGMVELQGESIKILSESETPPIYIKEDLDAGENIRLKYRYLDLRRPDMQKKLMVRHKTAKAVRDFLDAEGFLEIETPMLTKSTPEGARDYLVPSRNYPGMFYALPQSPQLFKQLLMVSGFDRYFQIVKCFRDEDLRANRQPEFTQIDLEMSFVEMDDVIDLNERLIKHVFKNVVGKDVKLPIERMPYKIAMSKYGSDKPDLRFEMEIEYLEDVLKETNFKVFKDVIENGGTVGAIKAENCADMGRKQIDKLGEFVKTFKAKGLAWIAYREDEIKSPIAKFLTDEELKAIIHKMDAKVGDLILIVSDAKERVVQQSLGQLRLHLAKELELLKDNDEFRFVWVTEFPLVSYNEEEDRWEAEHHPFTSPMDEDIPYLDTDPSKVRAKAYDIVLNGEELGGGSIRIHDSKLQEKMFQVLGFTQEKAWERFGFLLEAFKFGPPPHGGLAFGFDRMIMFLSGTENIKDVIAFPKNQNAFCPMTEAPNVVDEMQLDELGIKIKK; via the coding sequence ATGGGAGAAGCATTAAAAGGACTAAAAAGAACCATTATGTGTGGTCAATTAAGAGAAGACAATATAAACGAACAACACACAGTAATGGGATGGGTTCAAAGAAAGAGAAATCTTGGAGGATTAATTTTTATAGATTTAAGAGATAGAGATGGAATTCTTCAAGTAGTATTTGGAGAAGAAATAAATAAAGAAGCTTTTGAAAAAGCAGATACAGTTAGATCAGAGTATTGCTTAGCTGTTACAGGAAAAATAATAAAAAGGCAAGCAGTAAATGAAAACTTACCAACAGGAATGGTTGAATTACAAGGAGAAAGTATAAAGATTTTATCAGAATCAGAAACTCCTCCTATATATATAAAGGAAGATTTAGATGCAGGAGAAAATATAAGACTTAAATATAGATATTTAGATTTAAGAAGACCAGATATGCAAAAAAAATTAATGGTAAGACACAAAACAGCAAAAGCTGTTAGAGATTTTTTAGATGCAGAAGGTTTTTTAGAAATAGAAACTCCTATGCTTACTAAAAGTACTCCAGAAGGTGCAAGAGACTATCTTGTGCCAAGTAGAAACTATCCTGGAATGTTTTATGCATTGCCTCAATCACCACAGTTATTTAAGCAGCTATTAATGGTATCAGGTTTTGATAGATATTTTCAAATAGTAAAATGTTTTAGAGATGAAGATTTAAGAGCTAATAGACAGCCAGAATTTACACAAATAGATTTAGAAATGTCCTTTGTGGAAATGGATGATGTAATAGATTTAAACGAAAGATTAATAAAGCATGTATTTAAAAATGTAGTAGGTAAGGATGTTAAGCTACCTATAGAAAGAATGCCATATAAAATAGCCATGAGTAAGTATGGATCAGATAAACCAGATCTAAGATTTGAAATGGAAATAGAATACTTAGAAGACGTATTAAAAGAAACTAATTTTAAAGTGTTTAAAGATGTTATAGAAAATGGTGGAACTGTTGGAGCTATAAAAGCTGAAAACTGTGCAGACATGGGCAGAAAACAAATAGATAAATTAGGTGAATTTGTAAAGACATTTAAAGCTAAAGGATTAGCATGGATAGCTTACAGAGAAGATGAAATAAAATCTCCTATAGCTAAATTCTTAACAGATGAAGAATTAAAAGCTATTATTCATAAAATGGATGCCAAAGTAGGAGATTTAATACTTATAGTATCAGATGCTAAGGAAAGAGTAGTTCAACAAAGTTTAGGTCAATTAAGACTTCATTTAGCCAAAGAATTAGAACTCCTTAAAGATAATGATGAATTTAGATTTGTATGGGTTACAGAATTTCCATTAGTGTCCTACAATGAAGAGGAAGATAGATGGGAAGCTGAGCATCATCCATTTACATCTCCTATGGATGAGGATATACCATATCTTGATACAGATCCAAGTAAAGTTAGAGCAAAGGCTTATGACATAGTATTAAATGGAGAAGAATTAGGTGGAGGAAGTATTAGAATACACGATAGCAAGCTTCAAGAAAAAATGTTCCAAGTTTTAGGATTTACACAAGAAAAAGCTTGGGAAAGATTCGGATTCTTATTAGAAGCATTTAAGTTTGGACCACCACCACATGGGGGATTAGCTTTTGGATTTGATAGAATGATAATGTTCTTAAGTGGAACTGAAAATATAAAAGATGTAATAGCTTTCCCTAAAAATCAAAATGCATTCTGCCCAATGACAGAAGCTCCAAATGTAGTAGATGAGATGCAATTAGATGAATTGGGAATAAAAATAAAGAAGTAA
- a CDS encoding coproporphyrinogen III oxidase has product MKLDMKLNHAKYKYGIYQLFNIFFPNAEINFVEEQEANYNVFLEDNYIIINGKNNKKKYLIDESISQKDNVKKSIYLYLKDETKKSFPWGTLIGIRPSKIALSLLTKNKTSQDIIDYYYKNYLTSREKAQLCIDVAKREENFVNKDNKSISIYIGMPFCPTRCLYCSFTSNPIGKNKKLVEEYIKCLSFEIEKIRKYIDKKELLVETVYFGGGTPTSVDNNQFEYIMEKIYNNFICNRNTKEFTVECGRPDSINKEKFKTMKKYNVSRISINPQTMNDDTLKVIGRSHTVEDVIRSFNEARELGFDNINMDIIVGLPGEGISYIENTYKKILQLKPDSLTVHGMSIKRGSKLYNKLESILNYNQDELNEMFQTTSKLAEKLNMKPYYMYRQKNMLGNMENVGYSTEGKECIYNIQMIEERQTIIALGADGVSKIVFRDENRIERVPNVKDVIEYNKRVEEMVRRKVHALEELYK; this is encoded by the coding sequence ATAAAATTAGATATGAAATTAAATCATGCAAAATATAAGTATGGAATTTATCAGCTATTTAATATATTTTTTCCTAATGCAGAAATTAATTTTGTAGAAGAACAAGAAGCTAATTACAATGTATTTTTAGAAGATAACTATATTATCATAAATGGAAAAAATAATAAGAAGAAGTATTTAATAGATGAAAGTATATCTCAAAAAGATAATGTAAAAAAATCAATTTATTTATATTTAAAAGATGAAACAAAAAAGAGCTTTCCATGGGGAACCTTAATTGGTATAAGACCTAGTAAAATAGCTCTTTCTTTGTTGACTAAAAATAAAACTTCTCAAGATATAATAGATTATTATTATAAAAACTATCTTACATCTAGAGAAAAAGCGCAATTGTGTATAGATGTAGCAAAAAGAGAAGAGAACTTTGTAAACAAAGATAATAAATCTATAAGCATTTATATTGGCATGCCTTTTTGCCCTACAAGATGCTTATATTGCTCTTTTACATCAAATCCTATTGGGAAAAATAAAAAATTGGTGGAAGAGTATATAAAGTGCCTAAGTTTTGAAATAGAAAAAATAAGAAAATATATAGATAAAAAAGAATTACTTGTAGAAACTGTTTATTTTGGTGGTGGTACTCCTACTTCTGTAGACAATAATCAATTTGAATATATAATGGAAAAAATATATAATAACTTTATATGCAATAGAAATACAAAAGAATTTACAGTAGAATGTGGTAGACCTGATAGTATAAATAAAGAAAAATTTAAAACTATGAAGAAATACAATGTTTCTAGAATAAGTATAAATCCTCAAACTATGAATGATGATACTTTGAAAGTAATTGGGAGAAGTCATACAGTGGAGGATGTGATTAGAAGTTTTAATGAAGCAAGGGAACTTGGCTTTGACAATATAAATATGGATATAATTGTAGGACTTCCAGGAGAAGGTATATCATATATTGAAAATACATATAAAAAAATATTGCAACTAAAACCTGATAGTCTAACAGTTCATGGTATGTCTATAAAAAGGGGCTCTAAGCTTTATAATAAATTAGAGAGTATATTAAATTATAATCAAGATGAATTAAATGAAATGTTTCAAACAACTTCTAAATTAGCAGAAAAATTAAATATGAAACCCTATTATATGTATAGACAAAAGAACATGTTAGGAAATATGGAAAATGTGGGTTATTCCACAGAAGGAAAAGAATGTATATATAATATACAAATGATTGAAGAAAGACAAACAATAATTGCACTTGGAGCTGATGGAGTATCAAAAATAGTATTTAGAGATGAAAATAGGATTGAAAGAGTACCTAATGTAAAGGATGTAATAGAGTATAATAAAAGAGTAGAAGAAATGGTTAGAAGAAAAGTTCATGCATTAGAAGAACTTTATAAATAA
- a CDS encoding MBL fold metallo-hydrolase produces MELKRIPVGMYQANCYILMDKKSKEGIVVDPGEYADLILQELNKMNCKVKYILLTHGHVDHVSAVKKVRDALKAPVCINEKDEEAILKSLQLFGTPETCGAADIKIKEGDSFKIGEKDIKCIETPGHSLGGMCFIVDDIIFTGDTLFEGSIGRTDFYGGNFEILINSIKEKILTLPEDTLVLPGHGMETTVGKEKISNPFL; encoded by the coding sequence GTGGAATTAAAGAGAATCCCTGTGGGTATGTATCAAGCTAACTGTTATATATTAATGGATAAAAAAAGTAAGGAAGGTATAGTTGTAGATCCAGGAGAATATGCTGATTTAATCTTACAAGAATTAAATAAAATGAATTGTAAGGTAAAATATATATTGTTAACTCATGGCCATGTAGATCATGTAAGCGCAGTTAAAAAGGTAAGAGATGCATTAAAGGCTCCAGTATGTATAAATGAAAAGGATGAAGAGGCAATTTTAAAAAGCTTACAATTATTTGGCACACCAGAAACCTGTGGAGCAGCAGATATTAAAATAAAAGAAGGGGATAGCTTTAAAATTGGTGAAAAAGATATAAAATGTATAGAAACACCTGGTCACTCCTTGGGAGGAATGTGTTTTATAGTAGATGATATAATATTTACAGGTGACACCCTTTTTGAAGGCTCTATAGGAAGAACAGATTTTTATGGAGGAAATTTTGAAATACTAATAAATAGCATAAAAGAAAAAATATTAACTCTTCCAGAGGATACATTAGTATTGCCAGGACATGGAATGGAAACTACTGTAGGTAAAGAAAAGATATCTAATCCTTTCTTATAA
- the dtd gene encoding D-aminoacyl-tRNA deacylase, whose product MRAVVQRVKSSKVEVDGKVIGSINGGLNVLLGICKDDTQKDLEYLVDKVLGLRIFEDENGKMNKSLLDVGGELLVISQFTLYGDCRKGKRPSFIEALSGDEAEKLYEEFVEKCREVLGEVQTGEFGADMLVSIENDGPVTLIIDSKKII is encoded by the coding sequence ATGAGGGCAGTGGTACAAAGAGTTAAATCTTCAAAAGTAGAAGTAGATGGAAAAGTTATAGGTAGCATAAATGGTGGATTAAATGTTTTATTAGGAATATGTAAGGATGATACTCAAAAGGATTTAGAATATTTAGTGGATAAAGTATTAGGACTCAGAATATTTGAAGACGAAAATGGAAAAATGAATAAATCTTTATTAGATGTAGGAGGAGAACTACTTGTAATATCACAATTTACTCTTTATGGAGATTGTAGAAAAGGTAAACGACCTAGCTTTATAGAAGCCCTTTCAGGAGATGAGGCAGAAAAACTTTATGAAGAATTTGTAGAAAAGTGTAGAGAAGTTTTAGGAGAAGTGCAGACAGGTGAATTTGGAGCAGATATGTTAGTTTCAATAGAAAATGATGGACCGGTTACTTTAATAATAGATAGTAAAAAAATAATTTAG
- a CDS encoding RelA/SpoT family protein, translating to MLENLIKKIEKNCSKEEIELVKKAYEIANGAHKQQKRESGEPYIVHPVEVACILADMGMDADTIVAGLLHDVIEDTEYTYEDIEREFNKQIADLVEGVTKLGKIKYKSKEEQQADNVRKMLLAMAQDVRVILIKLADRLHNMRTLKYMPVEKQKEKAKETFDIYAPLAHRLGISKIKWELEDLAFRYINPNEYYSFVKEIAERRVERIAYIELIVNELKESLEGAGIKSDIEGRPKHFYSIYRKMIKKNKTLDQIFDLTAIRILVDTVKDCYAALGIVHTMYKPIPGRFKDYIAMPKPNMYQSLHSTVIGPQGKPFEIQIRTFEMHKTAEYGIAAHWKYKEGKTEQNNIDIKLTWLREILEWQRETSDATEFMEGFKIDLFSDEVFVFTPKGSVINLPSKSTPIDFAYKIHTDIGNKCVGAKVNNKMVPLDYNLKTGEIVEIITSSNSKGPSIDWLNIVKSNQAKSKIKSWFKKAKREENTSKGKEYLEKEAKKQGYNFGEISKGEFLNIILKKYNLNSVEDLYAAVGIGDLIASNIVLKFKEQHEHSQKVSISNEEVIEDFNKNTKVNKYNKKSKRKKGNGLGVEVKGQNNILVRFSKCCNPVPGDEIIGYITKGRGVSIHRRDCKNLQNLIEEDISKIIEVNWVGYSSGEYIAEIEVEAEDKEGLLSQIMDIINNEKANLYAINAKTTREKKVLINIKLKISNIEQLESVMKKIRILNGINDVYRTKN from the coding sequence ATGCTTGAGAATTTAATAAAAAAAATAGAAAAAAATTGTTCCAAGGAAGAAATAGAACTAGTTAAAAAAGCATATGAAATCGCTAATGGAGCTCATAAGCAACAAAAAAGAGAATCAGGAGAACCATATATAGTTCATCCTGTGGAAGTAGCTTGTATTTTAGCAGATATGGGTATGGACGCAGATACAATAGTAGCTGGTCTTCTTCATGATGTAATAGAAGATACTGAGTATACCTATGAAGATATAGAAAGAGAATTTAATAAACAAATAGCTGATTTAGTGGAAGGAGTAACTAAATTAGGAAAAATAAAATATAAGAGTAAAGAAGAGCAGCAAGCAGACAATGTAAGAAAAATGCTTTTAGCCATGGCACAGGATGTAAGAGTAATACTTATAAAGTTAGCCGATAGATTACATAATATGAGGACATTAAAGTATATGCCTGTAGAAAAGCAAAAAGAAAAGGCAAAAGAAACCTTTGATATATATGCACCTTTAGCTCATAGGTTAGGAATATCTAAAATAAAATGGGAATTAGAAGATTTAGCTTTTAGATATATAAATCCTAATGAATATTATAGTTTTGTTAAAGAAATAGCTGAGAGAAGAGTTGAAAGAATAGCATATATAGAATTGATAGTAAATGAATTAAAAGAAAGCCTTGAGGGGGCAGGAATAAAATCTGACATAGAAGGAAGACCTAAGCATTTCTATAGTATATATAGAAAGATGATTAAAAAAAATAAGACTTTAGATCAAATTTTTGATTTAACTGCAATAAGAATATTAGTAGATACAGTTAAAGATTGCTATGCTGCACTAGGTATAGTTCACACTATGTATAAACCCATTCCAGGACGTTTTAAAGATTATATTGCAATGCCTAAACCTAATATGTATCAATCCTTACACTCAACTGTTATAGGTCCACAAGGCAAACCTTTTGAAATACAAATAAGAACCTTTGAAATGCACAAAACAGCAGAATATGGAATAGCTGCACATTGGAAATATAAAGAGGGAAAAACTGAACAAAATAATATAGATATAAAACTTACTTGGCTAAGAGAAATATTAGAATGGCAAAGAGAAACATCAGATGCTACTGAATTTATGGAAGGGTTTAAAATAGATTTGTTTTCTGATGAAGTTTTTGTATTTACTCCAAAGGGTTCCGTTATTAATTTACCAAGTAAATCTACACCTATAGATTTTGCATATAAAATACATACAGATATAGGGAATAAATGTGTAGGAGCAAAAGTAAACAATAAAATGGTACCTTTAGATTATAATTTAAAAACTGGCGAAATTGTAGAAATAATTACATCATCAAATTCTAAAGGACCAAGTATAGATTGGCTAAATATTGTAAAAAGCAATCAAGCTAAAAGCAAAATAAAATCTTGGTTTAAAAAAGCTAAAAGAGAAGAAAATACAAGTAAGGGCAAGGAATATTTAGAAAAGGAAGCTAAAAAACAAGGATATAATTTTGGAGAAATTTCAAAAGGTGAGTTTTTAAATATAATATTAAAAAAATACAATTTAAACTCCGTAGAAGATTTATATGCAGCAGTTGGAATAGGTGATTTAATAGCGTCTAATATTGTTTTAAAATTTAAGGAACAGCATGAACATAGTCAAAAGGTTAGTATTTCAAATGAAGAAGTAATAGAAGATTTTAATAAAAATACTAAAGTTAATAAATATAATAAAAAATCCAAAAGAAAAAAAGGTAATGGACTAGGAGTAGAAGTAAAAGGGCAGAATAATATATTAGTTAGATTTTCAAAATGTTGTAATCCAGTACCTGGTGATGAAATAATAGGTTATATAACAAAGGGTAGAGGAGTATCTATTCATAGAAGAGATTGTAAAAATCTACAAAATTTAATAGAGGAGGATATAAGTAAAATAATTGAAGTAAATTGGGTAGGATATAGCTCAGGAGAATATATAGCAGAAATAGAGGTAGAAGCTGAAGATAAAGAGGGATTATTATCCCAAATTATGGATATAATTAATAATGAAAAAGCTAATTTATATGCTATAAATGCTAAAACTACTAGAGAGAAGAAAGTATTGATAAATATAAAATTAAAAATATCAAATATTGAACAACTAGAAAGTGTTATGAAAAAAATAAGAATATTAAATGGTATAAATGATGTTTATAGGACAAAAAATTAG
- a CDS encoding adenine phosphoribosyltransferase has translation MNLKDKIRVIEGFPKEGISFKDVTTILQDKEAFKYTIDTLVEELKDKKVDVIVGPEARGFLFGAPLAYALGAGFVPVRKKGKLPSNTISSKYELEYGSDELEMHKDAIKPGQRVVIVDDLLATGGTICSVIEMIESLGGEIVSINFLIELTDLKGREKLKKYEMSSLVKYNI, from the coding sequence ATGAATTTAAAGGACAAAATTCGAGTGATAGAAGGATTTCCAAAAGAAGGTATTAGCTTTAAAGATGTAACTACTATATTACAAGACAAAGAAGCTTTTAAATATACAATAGATACTTTAGTTGAAGAACTTAAAGATAAAAAAGTTGATGTTATTGTAGGACCAGAAGCTAGAGGGTTTTTGTTTGGTGCACCTTTAGCCTATGCATTAGGAGCAGGTTTTGTACCTGTTAGAAAAAAAGGAAAATTACCTAGTAATACTATTAGTTCTAAATATGAATTAGAATATGGTAGCGATGAATTAGAGATGCATAAGGACGCAATAAAGCCTGGACAAAGAGTAGTTATAGTAGATGATCTACTGGCTACAGGAGGAACCATATGTTCTGTGATTGAAATGATTGAGTCCTTAGGTGGAGAAATAGTATCTATTAATTTTTTAATTGAATTAACAGATCTAAAGGGAAGGGAAAAACTAAAAAAATATGAAATGTCTTCTCTTGTAAAATATAATATTTAA